The DNA window AGCGGGAGACGGTGGAGCAGGCGTCGGGGCGCTGATCCGGCCGCGGCGGGGGCGTGCCGCTCTCGCCGCGGCCTCAGTGCCGCGGGCTCTCGTGGACGTCGTGCCCGGAGGCGGCCCACAGCCGCAGGTGGCGCTCGGCGTCGTGGGCCGAGCCCTGCTCGCGCAGCGCCGTGCTCAGCGCGAGGCCGATCGCCCGGCCGTCCGCCGGCGAGCCGGCGCGTTCCGAGAGGAGAAAGCGGAGGAACGCTCTCATGGTCATGCACCTCCCTTCCATGTCGCTCCATCCTCCGGCGGAGGTGTTTCCGCGCGGGTGCCGCGAGGTGAACGTCAGGTCAACCGGCCCTCAGCCGGTCGTGCGGCGGCGCCGGCGCACCGGCTTGGGCGCGGGCTGGACCGGCTCCTTCTCCCGCTGCGCCATGTAGGACTCGCGGGTGTGCTCGGTGTGCTCGCGCATGACCTTCGCCGCGCGGCGCTCGTCGCCGGCCTCGATGGCGTCGATCAGGCTCGTGTGCTCCTCCCAGGAGGCCATGCCGCGCCGGCGGGCCACCGGCGTGTGGTACCACCGCACCCGCCTGGCCACCTGGCTGGTCAGCTCGGCCAGCACCTTGTTGCCGGACAGCGCGGTCACCAGGGCGTGCAGCTCGGAGTTGGTGGCCACGGCGGCGTCCACGTCGTCGGCCTGCACGGCGGCGATGCCGCGCGCGCAGAGCGCGCGCAGCCGCTTCACGCCGTCCTCGTCGGCGTGCAGGGCGGCCAGCCGCGCCGACTCGGTCTCCAGCAGCGCCCGGACGGCGAGCAGCTGGTCGGCCTCCTCCACGGTGGGCACGTGCACGAACGCGCCCTGGCCGGGGTGCAGGTCGACCCAGCCTTCGCCGCTGAGCTGCTGGAGCGCCTCGCGCACGGGCTGCCTGGAGACGCCGAGGAGGTCGGCCAGCTCGCTCTCGACCAGGTGCTGGCCGGGCTTGAGCTGGCCGGAGACGATCAGCTCCTGGATGGCTTCGATGACGCTCTCCCGCAGGGTGGCGGGGCGCTGGATCTTGGTGGCCGCCGGCTGACCGGCCTGCTCCGACAGCAACATGGTCACCTCTCCAGGGGGCTGCGTATCGTACGGGTCTGGGCGTTTCAGTGTTTTTGGTCGACTGCCTACAGCATACCGTTCGTGGAGCGAACGTGGCCCGTGAGCCTCGTCACAGAACGCCTGCTCACGCGGGGAGCGTGGCGGGCAGGCCGGGCAGGCGCAGGCGGGGCGCGGCCAGCGCGGGCAGGGCCGCCAGCGCGGCGGCGGCCAGCAGGGCGGTCGCGGGCGCGGTCAGCGCGGCGGCGGTCAGCGCGACCGCGCCGACGCCGGCCAGGGCCTTGGCGCTGTAGACGACGGCGTGGATCTCGCCGTGCCGCTCGACCCCGAAGAACTCCCTGACGAGGCTGGCGAGCAGCGGGTAGAAGGCCCCGCCCCCGAGCCCGGCCGCGACCACCCCCAGCCAGAGCAGCGCCCCGTGCCCGGCCTCGCCCGCCGGAACCGCCGCCGCCCCGGCCCCCGCCGTGCCCCCCACTCCGGCCCCCGCCGTCATGCCGGCGGCCAGGAGGACCTGGCCGAGGGCGAGCGAGCCGAGGACAGCCGCCAGGGTGCGGCGCCGGCCGAACCGCTCGGAGCCGCGCATCGCCAGCGACCGCCCGGCGCCGTTCAGCGCGACCAGCAGCGCCACCGCCGCCCACATCCCGGTCCCCGCCACCACGATCACGTCGAACACCGACACCGCCCCCGCGCAGGTCAGGATGAGCGCCAGCGCGGGGAGCGCGCGCGTGCGCAGCGCCTGGGGCAGGAGGAACTGGCGGGCGGCGTCGGGGGTGACCCGCAGCCGGGCCGCGTCCAGCGTGTGCGTACGCGGATCCAGGCTCTCCGGCCACCACAGC is part of the Nonomuraea coxensis DSM 45129 genome and encodes:
- a CDS encoding GntR family transcriptional regulator, with product MLLSEQAGQPAATKIQRPATLRESVIEAIQELIVSGQLKPGQHLVESELADLLGVSRQPVREALQQLSGEGWVDLHPGQGAFVHVPTVEEADQLLAVRALLETESARLAALHADEDGVKRLRALCARGIAAVQADDVDAAVATNSELHALVTALSGNKVLAELTSQVARRVRWYHTPVARRRGMASWEEHTSLIDAIEAGDERRAAKVMREHTEHTRESYMAQREKEPVQPAPKPVRRRRRTTG
- a CDS encoding MFS transporter, encoding MENAIRDWRGRAYLPGPVPADRTRMFRLSLAAMAAISPLQYGFAALLAREGAGLTLLAAWIAAQAAGALPALHLVRRGRLGVRPALAAGAVLSAAGLAAAGLAGTAWPLALAGYALLGGLGAGLVYGVCCEVVASWYPDRAAARVGLITGAFGYGAVPLLVWAGLAPGSTPAAFVTAAAVAAVVVGAAARGLRAAPALWWPESLDPRTHTLDAARLRVTPDAARQFLLPQALRTRALPALALILTCAGAVSVFDVIVVAGTGMWAAVALLVALNGAGRSLAMRGSERFGRRRTLAAVLGSLALGQVLLAAGMTAGAGVGGTAGAGAAAVPAGEAGHGALLWLGVVAAGLGGGAFYPLLASLVREFFGVERHGEIHAVVYSAKALAGVGAVALTAAALTAPATALLAAAALAALPALAAPRLRLPGLPATLPA